The genomic stretch TCCCGCACCAGAAGATCCATGCCGCCCTCGTTGTCGAGGCCGACCATGTCGACGTCGGTGCCGGGATACTTGTGCATGATCGAAACCGTCGGAAGCTTCTGGCTCAAGGCGCGGACGACATCGGAGGGCCACCAGAAGATCAGGACGACGCCCGAGAGCAGCCCGGAGCGCATCGCCGTGGGCTGCTGCGCCGGGTCGAGCACACTGGCGCATTCGCCCGGCTTCACATGATGGATCACGAGCGAGCTGTTCAGGGACATCGCCGCATCACTCAACCCCGTGAGGTAGGGATGGGACTGGGTGCCGTTCGTCGTCTCCATGAAGACGCCGATATGCTGCAAGCGGTCCTTCCCGCCGACCGTCGAACTCCGGTAGCTGCGCGGCAGGCGGTAGCCGACCTCGGAGGCGGTTTGAAGGACCAACGCCCGGGTCTCGGCATTGATGCCCGGAACCCGCCGGAGGGCGCGGGAGACGGTCGCCACCGAAAGGTTGAGCTTCTTCGCCACGTTTTCCATCGTAGCCGAGGAATCAGTCTTCTTGCGGGTGCGTGCCATAGTGAACGTGGTTACGTTGCGTTAATTTGCAGCCATTTACAACGTCGATTTAGAGATTTGCTGCAAAGCAAAACAAGATTCCCCCCTCAGCCTCTTTCC from Verrucomicrobium sp. GAS474 encodes the following:
- a CDS encoding LacI family DNA-binding transcriptional regulator, encoding MARTRKKTDSSATMENVAKKLNLSVATVSRALRRVPGINAETRALVLQTASEVGYRLPRSYRSSTVGGKDRLQHIGVFMETTNGTQSHPYLTGLSDAAMSLNSSLVIHHVKPGECASVLDPAQQPTAMRSGLLSGVVLIFWWPSDVVRALSQKLPTVSIMHKYPGTDVDMVGLDNEGGMDLLVRELYAKGHRKIAFVGRCSQLHWSTARFGGYVAALASLGIEYRPDWVIDVDFDTLSSKEAGWEGYGEKVEKLRKAGITAWVCSTEPAGWMLHDWFTARGLRVPEDVSITGFHRPNQAESSRPDLTSVGASYEAIGAAALKRLQIRIKNPAESCRSILFPSDFYPGSTVGPVPSKAS